TGAATAACTCTAGGTTGTCAGGTACTGGTTTGTCGTTTTGTTGGTAATATACATTCAAATGCGATAGTGCATTGACTATAAAGGCTACACGTTCTTTATCTTTAATGCCGATTTGCTCCAATACATAACCAAATTGTCCAACACCAAGGAAAGACGCTATATTTTCTAACACTTGCCTTAAAAGGGCAAAGTGATATGTATATACTTTTTTGGACTTGGCAGCTTGATTTAAAATTTGCAGTAATCTTAAATGATATAGAAATACTCCATTTTTTGTTTTAACAAGAGACAAATCGTCTCCGTTGCCCTCAAGAATGAATTCCTGATACTTTTTAGATTTGTCTCTGTTTCTAAATTTGTCAGCATACTCACCTTTACCCAACATATCTGACAAAATGGTTAGAAAGCCAAAATGGTGTGACGTAATAATGATTTTACGTTTTTCAAACTCTTTTAGAATCACGTCAAACACCGTATAAGCTGTAACATAAATGTTGTGGTCATCCAAACTTGAAACAGGGTCGTCAATGAAGAAATGAGCATTTTGTGTATCAGCCCAACCTTCAACCTCCAAAAGAGCCAAGAAGAAACACCAGACAAAAATTCGTTCTTCGCCTCTTGAAATTTTTATTGGGGTTCTATTTTCGGTGTCTTCTAATTTGTAAAAAGTAACAGAGGCAAACCCCTCTTTTTCAAAGTCTTTACTTGGATTAAAAAAGAAGTTGTATTTCCTTTTATAGGGAATGAGTTTTTTTTCCACATCCTCTTCTGTCATCGAAGAATGAAGTTTACTTAAATTACTTGGTTCAATTTCAAGTTTCACATTGTCATTATCCCAAACAAATAGGTCTTCACTGAATGCATTGTAGTAAACACCTATA
This genomic interval from Bacteroidota bacterium contains the following:
- a CDS encoding AAA family ATPase, with protein sequence MNKMSTVIEIANELKDTKENIILIYAFNATGKTRLSVEYKNITKNPKNGDHIGVYYNAFSEDLFVWDNDNVKLEIEPSNLSKLHSSMTEEDVEKKLIPYKRKYNFFFNPSKDFEKEGFASVTFYKLEDTENRTPIKISRGEERIFVWCFFLALLEVEGWADTQNAHFFIDDPVSSLDDHNIYVTAYTVFDVILKEFEKRKIIITSHHFGFLTILSDMLGKGEYADKFRNRDKSKKYQEFILEGNGDDLSLVKTKNGVFLYHLRLLQILNQAAKSKKVYTYHFALLRQVLENIASFLGVGQFGYVLEQIGIKDKERVAFIVNALSHLNVYYQQNDKPVPDNLELFNDILGRLMDKEKFGFKIPK